In Fusobacterium varium, a genomic segment contains:
- a CDS encoding PTS transporter subunit EIIC, giving the protein MNKNRLFSEFQKLGKVLMAPVLILPIAGILVGIGSGFTNPKILEIFPFLKHITIFFNILKDAGNVVNNNIPVIFAICISYGFVKSEKATAALSGFLGYMTMNTILGSFLIFTGDLDPKNLLIGQKQILGVLTLDTGVFGGILVGFLIAYIHNKFYKIQLPAILSIFNGTRAIPALSIICSSILGILLAFIFPPIQHLLIKSSDIINSIGASGSFLYGLSERLLLPFGLHHFIYLPFFFTQLGGYMNIDGVMVEGAVNIYNAILSSPTAKFDVNITRFVMNGKVLFAMFGLPGAALAIYKTSLPKNKKKVAALMTAAVLPCALMGITEPLEFAFLFVAPGLFIIHSFFAGIAYILTYILQINIPGPSSFGGPLLSFIFNGILNSNKGSHWYYLLIVGPIYFVLYYFTFKIYIEKRNLKTPGREENFDGDIEEDIKESSINKNVSVEFLNKIIKAVGGRENILKVDACFTRLRLTLENNSKIKDIKIFEKDLGASGAVLVDNGIQIIYGNKANLLKIEMREYLKHE; this is encoded by the coding sequence ATGAATAAGAATAGACTATTTAGTGAATTTCAAAAATTGGGAAAAGTTCTAATGGCACCAGTTTTAATATTACCAATAGCTGGAATTTTGGTTGGGATAGGAAGTGGATTTACAAATCCAAAAATTTTAGAAATTTTTCCTTTTTTAAAACATATAACTATTTTTTTTAATATTTTAAAAGATGCAGGAAATGTTGTTAATAATAATATTCCTGTGATCTTTGCAATATGTATATCTTATGGTTTTGTTAAAAGTGAAAAGGCAACTGCTGCACTTAGTGGTTTTTTAGGATATATGACAATGAATACTATATTAGGAAGTTTCTTGATTTTTACAGGAGATTTGGATCCCAAAAATTTATTAATTGGTCAAAAACAAATATTAGGGGTTTTAACTTTAGATACAGGGGTATTTGGAGGGATTTTAGTTGGATTTTTAATTGCATATATTCATAATAAATTTTATAAAATTCAATTACCTGCAATTTTATCAATTTTTAATGGAACAAGAGCTATACCAGCACTTTCAATTATATGTTCAAGTATCTTAGGAATTTTATTAGCTTTTATATTCCCACCTATTCAACATTTATTAATTAAATCTTCAGATATAATTAATTCAATAGGAGCAAGTGGATCATTTTTATATGGTTTATCAGAGAGACTATTACTTCCATTTGGATTACATCATTTTATTTATTTACCATTTTTCTTTACACAATTAGGTGGATATATGAATATTGATGGAGTTATGGTTGAAGGAGCTGTAAATATTTATAATGCTATTTTAAGTTCTCCTACAGCAAAATTTGATGTAAATATTACAAGATTTGTAATGAATGGTAAAGTTCTTTTTGCAATGTTTGGATTACCTGGAGCGGCACTAGCAATTTATAAAACATCATTGCCTAAAAATAAAAAGAAAGTAGCAGCTTTAATGACAGCAGCTGTTTTGCCATGCGCTTTAATGGGAATAACTGAACCTTTAGAATTTGCATTTTTATTTGTAGCACCTGGTTTATTTATTATTCATTCATTCTTTGCTGGAATAGCATATATTTTAACTTATATTCTTCAAATAAATATTCCTGGACCATCAAGTTTTGGAGGACCTTTACTTTCTTTTATATTTAATGGTATACTAAATTCAAATAAAGGTTCTCATTGGTATTATCTTTTAATAGTCGGTCCTATATATTTTGTTTTATACTATTTTACTTTTAAAATATATATTGAAAAAAGAAACTTAAAAACTCCAGGAAGAGAAGAAAATTTTGATGGAGATATAGAAGAGGATATAAAAGAGAGTTCTATAAATAAGAATGTTTCAGTAGAGTTTTTAAATAAAATAATTAAAGCTGTTGGAGGAAGAGAAAACATATTGAAAGTTGATGCTTGTTTTACAAGACTTAGATTAACTTTGGAAAATAATTCAAAAATTAAAGATATAAAAATTTTTGAAAAAGATTTAGGGGCTAGTGGGGCAGTTTTAGTTGATAATGGTATTCAAATTATTTATGGAAATAAAGCAAATCTTTTAAAGATAGAAATGAGAGAATATTTAAAGCATGAATAA
- a CDS encoding MurR/RpiR family transcriptional regulator: protein MYSFFSNLKKCRDNNELYPKVEVIIANYILDNHKIIPTISIKELAQKCNTSISTISRFCKRVNGSDFKTLKEDCRIYNNFLEEKEVIKPNIKKFSGKNYLNDIFKALQETSCLNENENIRKTIFWIKRAKKIFFFGTSFSNIFAQNISEKFMRLGKNTICPLTISSQDNIISQIHSDDLAIIISFSNNNFQINRIKNILRKKKIKIIYISSRQDVETNNEITLLVSKLSYKEFESPIIQEFSISYIINYLYLYYTEKEDI from the coding sequence ATGTATTCTTTTTTTTCAAATTTAAAAAAGTGTAGAGATAATAATGAATTATATCCTAAAGTAGAAGTTATTATAGCTAATTACATTTTAGATAATCATAAAATTATTCCAACTATATCTATAAAAGAATTAGCTCAAAAATGTAATACTTCTATATCTACTATTTCTAGATTTTGTAAAAGAGTTAATGGAAGTGATTTTAAAACTTTAAAAGAAGATTGTAGAATTTATAATAATTTTTTAGAAGAAAAAGAAGTTATAAAACCAAATATAAAAAAATTCTCAGGGAAAAATTATTTGAATGATATATTTAAAGCTTTACAAGAAACAAGCTGTCTTAATGAAAATGAAAATATTAGAAAAACAATATTTTGGATAAAAAGAGCTAAAAAAATTTTTTTCTTTGGAACTTCTTTTTCAAATATTTTTGCACAAAATATAAGTGAAAAATTTATGAGATTAGGGAAAAATACTATTTGTCCTTTAACGATCTCTTCACAAGATAATATAATTAGTCAAATACATTCTGATGATTTAGCAATTATTATAAGTTTTTCAAATAATAATTTTCAAATTAATAGAATAAAAAATATTTTAAGAAAAAAGAAAATAAAAATAATATATATATCTTCAAGGCAAGATGTGGAAACTAATAATGAAATTACATTGCTAGTTTCTAAGTTAAGCTATAAGGAATTTGAATCACCCATAATTCAAGAATTTTCAATAAGTTATATTATAAATTATCTTTATTTATATTATACAGAAAAAGAGGATATATAG